GAAGTGACAGATCAAACGCCTGCGGTGCTGCGTAACAAATTAGGCTTGAGGTCGGGTGATCGTATTATTTCTCTTAATGGACAAGCTGTGGGGCAGGGACAAAGTGATATACAACTGTTAGAACAAGCCAAACGTGATGGTAAAGTAAGAATTGAAATTAAGCGTGGTGATCAGGTGATGACCATTCAGCAAAGTTTGTAAGTGATGAGAACTACAAATAAAATTAGGAAAGATAATAAGTTATGGCTTTTTTGAATCATCGACCAGTTTGGGCTCTTGTAGTCGCTGCTCCTTTAATGACGGTTATCAGCACAGCAAGCCATGCACAAACATGGAAAATTAACTTACGTGATGCAGATTTAACTGCTTTTATTAATGAAGTCGCAGACATTACAGGGAAAAATTTTGCAGTTGATCCGCGTGTGCGTGGCAACGTTACGGTGATTTCAAATAAGCCGCTGAATAAAAATGAAGTTTATGACTTATTTTTAGGTGTACTTAATGTTAATGGGGTGGTTGCTGTGCCATCAGGTAACACCATTCGCCTTATTCCTGACAGTAATATTCGCAACACGAATGTGCAGTACGACCCGCGAAATAATGCACGTGGTGATCAAGTCGTAACACGTGTGATTTGGCTAGAAAATACCAATCCAAATGATTTGATTCCTGCTTTACGTCCACTGATGCCCCAATTTGCCCATATGGCAGCCATTCAGGGAACAAATGCTCTAATCGTGTCAGATCGTGCAAGTAATATTTATCAGATTGAAACGATTATCCGTAACTTAGATGGTACGGGGCAAAATGACATTGAAGCGATTACCCTGCAATCGAGTCAAGCCGAAGAAATTATAAGTCTGCTTGATTCGATGGCGGCGACAGGATCTTCTAAAGATTTTGCTGGTTCTCGTGTGCGAATCATTGCAGATAAACGGACGAATCGAATTATTTTAAAAGGTGATCCGACATCACGTAAACGTTTGCGTCACATGGTAGAAATGCTGGATGTACCTTCAGCAGATCGTTTGGGTGGCTTGAAAGTCTTTAAGCTAAAATATGCCAATGCAAAAAACTTATCTGAAATTTTACAAGGACTGGTTACAGGTCAGGCTGTGAGCTCAAGCAATAACGGCAACAATAATAGCAACAATAGCTCAATCAATAACTTAACCAATAACAATACAAATGGTTCATCGCTGAGTAATAGCTCAAGCGCTTCAAGTGCGACAGGTTCATCGATTAATTTAAACAGTAATACTTCAAATAATAATCAAAATAATATCAGCAGCTTTAATGCCAATGGAGTCAGTATTATTGCTGACAGCACGCAAAATGCCTTGATTGTAAAAGCTGAACCGCAGCTTATGCGAGAAATTGATGCTGCGATTCAACAACTTGACATACGTCGTCAACAAGTTTTGATAGAAGCAGCCATCATTGAAATAGAAGGCAATGATGCAGATCAACTAGGCGTGCAATGGGCAATGGGGGATTTGAGTACAGGCGTAGGTTTGATTAACTTCTCTAATGTCGGGTCGAGTTTAGCAAGCTTAGCAGCAGGTTATTTGACAGGTGGTGCAGCAGGCATTGGTGCAGCAATGGCTGGGAACAGTAATCAAGGTGCGGGTACATCTCTAATCTTAGGAGATTATCGAGAAGGTGCGAATGGTTCTCGTAAACTTTATGGCGCGATGATCCAAGCACTCAAAGAGAAAACCAAATCTAATTTATTATCTACACCGTCTATTGTGACGATGGACAATGAAGAGGCGTATATCGTAGTGGGGGAAAACGTTCCATTTGTGACGGGTTCTGTCAGTACAGGAAGTGGCGGCACAGTCAATCCATATACTTCGATTGAGCGTAAAGATGTCGGGATTACCTTGAAAGTAACCCCGCAAATTGGAGAAGGTGGATCAGTGCGACTTGCAGTTGAACAAGAAGTCTCAAATGTGAATCAAAGTCGTGGACAAGCAGCGGATTTGGTCACCAGTAAACGTGCGATTAAAACCACGGTCTTGGCAGATCATGGGCAAACTATCGTTTTAGGTGGTTTGATTGCAGATAATAGCGTGACTGGGCGTCAGTCAGTACCTTTCTTGGGTGCGATTCCGGGTCTAGGGCGTCTTTTTAGATCAGACAATAATAGTAATCAAAAACGTAACTTATTGATCTTTATTCATCCAACCATTGTCGATGATAATACGGATGTGCGCCGTTTAACTCAGCAACGTTATGACCAACTCTATGGTTTGCAATTGGCAATGGATAAAGATGGTAACTTTGCTAAATTGCCTGCCAATATAGAAGATGTGTATCAACAACGTCTACCATTGACCTCTAATCCACAAAATCAGCCAAAAATTATTCAGCCTACTCCTCAAAATTATCAACAGGTTCCGTCGGGTGGTGCACACAAAGCCGTCACTACACCTGTTGCAGAAGATCAATCTAAAATTCAGCAGCAAAGGGTCAATTAAATCTTGAGTTAACTTCACTTTGGCGATAAAGATTGTAGAATTCAGTTTGTCTGATCGTGGTTAAGACTATTAAAAACTGAATTTTGCATGTTAATATGCTTTTGAATCAGAATGAGAAGATCATCATGACTTGGAAATTAAAGGCAATTAGTGCAGAACTTGAAGGGAAAGAGGTTTCAATTGACAAAGACATGTTAGTTGGTCGCCATCAAGAGGCTGATATTTTATTGCAAGCGGCAGAAATTTCACGTCGCCATGCTGCTTTTTTAGTAAAAGATGATGCACTTTGGGTTCAAGATTTGAAATCTTCTAATGGTACATTTGTAAATGATATTCGTATTGATGAACAAAAATTGTTAAAAGATAATGATATTGTTCAATTTGCTAGTCTAAAATTTCATGTCTATGCACCTGCTGTTCAGGTGGAGACTGTGCCTGAAATCGTTGCGCCTATGGTCACTGCTGACGTTGAGGAAATTATTCAACCTGCTGAAGCAATTGCTACCTCAGAGATTAAACCACCTGTGGTAGAGGAAAAAATTGAAAAAGAAAAAACCGCAGCAGAAAAAATGAATGAACAGGGGATGCCTGAACTTTCATCACGAGATGAACATGTGCAACTGTCACGTGATGGTATGCCAACCAATATCGGTGTGCCAAAACCTGCGCCAATCCCTGCCAATGTAGACATCCATGCACCAGTACCAGAAGCGTGTGAAATTAAAACACCTGAAGTTTGTGTTGAGAAAGAAGTAGAAACCCAGAAAAATGCAAAAGTTGGACTCATTACCATTATTACTTTGGTCATTTTGGCGGTGATTGCTTGGCTATTCTTTAAATAAGCCTTGTTTCAACCTACAATCAAGGCATGCAATCGCATGCCTTTGTTTTATCAGTGATCAGTGGATGTAAAAAGATGAATGTTGCAAAGTTGGATCAGCGAGAACTTATTTTATTTGATTTGGATGGAACCTTAGTTGATTCAGCATTTGATCTCTATCGTGCGATGAATTTAAGTCTGGCACGTTTGGATTTACCTTTGGTGACTGAGGCGCAAGTGCGGGTTTGGATTGGTAAGGGAACATCATTATTTTGTGAAAGCACCTTGCAATATCTAAAAGGTGAAGTTGATCCTGATTTGCATCAACAGCTTTTGGCTACATTTTTAGAAATTTATAATGCTGAACCTTGTGTAGATACCAAAGCATTTGATGGTGTTCTTGATTTTTTAGAGTGGGGGTTGAAACACAATAAAAAATTGATTTGCGTGACCAATAAGCCTGAGCAACCCGCTCGAAAAATTTTACAAGAATTGAAAATGGATCACTATTTTATAGATGTGATTGGCGGTGACCGTTTTGCAGAACGCAAACCTGATCCGATACAGTTAAATTATTGTATAGAACATTATAAGTCTAGTGCTGATAAAACCTTAATGATTGGTGATTCGAGTAATGATGTTGCAGCAGCACGCCGTGCCCAGGTCGATTGTGTTGTTTTAAGCTATGGTTATAATCATGGTGAGGATATTCAGTTATGTCAGCCACAACAGGTGGTCGATAATATGATGGAATTGCTGCGTTAAGTGAATGTAAACCCTGCAAAATAAATTGATGACAAAGGAAAGAGGAATGAACAGTAAAAAAGTTTTTCGATGGCGATACTAAGTAAGATTTTTATTTTAAGCCACTGAGTAAAATCGAAAAAGAGAACTTCCTGATGACGACATTAAATCAATTTGAACAATTAAAAACAGCAGGCTACAACCTTATTCCTGTCTATCGCCAACGTCTTGCAGATACAGACACGCCTTTATCTGTATTTGCCCGACTCAAAGATCATAAACAAGCTTATTTATTTGAATCTGTAGAAGGTGGTGAGAACTGGGCGCGTTATTCGATTATTGGTTTGGGGGAATCAACGGTTTTTTCCTGTAATGCAGGGCAACTCACCATTCAACAAGCCAATGGCGATATAAGTCAGCAGACATGCTTAGATCCCTTTCAATATATTCGAGACTTTCAAGCACAGTTTAAGGTGCCGCCACATGACCTTATTCCAGATTTACCACAATTTACTGGAGGCTTGGTGGGGTACTTTGGTTATGACTCAGTGCGCTATATCGAGCCACGATTAAATAACGTGCCTGAAGCAGACCCGGTGGGTTTGCCTGATTTATGGATGATGCTGTCTAAAACTGTGATTGTCTTTGATAATTTAAAAGATACCTTGTTTTTGATTGTACATGCAGATGTCAATGATGCAGATGCTTATCAAAAAGCACAGCAACAACTTGATGAACTTGAGACTTTACTGGCAACGCCAATCAGCTTACAAGCCAAAAAACATACTGCACCGCATTTTGAATCATTAACAGGTAAAGAAAACTACCTTGCTTCGATTGAAAAGGTTAAAGAGTACATCCGTGCAGGCGATGTGATGCAAGTAGTACCTGGGCATCGTATGGTGTCAGATTTTGATGGTGAGCCTTTGCAGGTGTATAGAGCCTTACGTCATTTGAATCCATCGCCTTATTTGTTTTTGGTGCAAGGACAGACTTTGGAAAATAATCAACCGTTCCATATTGTCGGTTCTTCCCCAGAAATTTTATCTCGTTTAGAAAATGGCATTGCCACAGTGCGTCCACTTGCTGGGACTCGCCCACGCGGTAAAACCAAAGAAGAAGATCTAGCACTTGAAAAAGATTTATTGTCTGATGAAAAAGAAATTGCAGAACATTTAATGTTGATTGACTTAGGGCGAAATGATGTTGGTCGTATTTCAAAAATAGGCAAAGTGCAAGTGACTGATCAAATGGTGATCGAGCGCTATTCACACGTTATGCACATTGTGTCCAATGTACAAGGCGAAGTGCGTGATGATGTGGATGCTTTGGATGTTTTTAAAGCAACTTTCCCTGCAGGTACGCTGTCAGGTGCACCAAAAATACGTGCAATGGAAATTATTGACGAAGTCGAGCCTGTAAAACGTGGAATTTTTGGTGGTGCTGTTGGTTATTTAGGCTGGCATGGTGAAATGGACATGTCGATTGCGATCCGTACCTGCGTAATTCGTGAAAATAAGGTCTATGTACAGGCAGGAGCAGGCTTAGTTTATGACTCAAATCCTGAATCTGAGTGGAATGAAACCCAAATAAAAGCTCGCGCAGTGATCAAAGCGGTTGAATTATCATCAAATGGATTGATTTTATAGGTTTTTAGCGATTTTTTTAAAAAAAACACTTGCAAGGATTTTTCTTTTTGCTAAACTGCACACCGTTCCGATACGAAAGGTACGAAACAAAAGAAACGCCGGCATAGCTCAGTTGGTAGAGCAACTGACTTGTAATCAGTAGGTCCACAGTTCGAATCCGTGTGCCGGCACCATCTAAAGTTTTGTAATGTAATAGTAAAGGTTCAACACTGAAAGTAAGTGTAATTGGTGGGATTCCCGAGCGGTCAAAGGGAGCAGACTGTAACTCTGCCACGAAAGTTTCGAAGGTTCGAATCCTTCTCCCACCACCATTAACTTCGATTGAAGTGGTAATTACCAACATTTAGCGGGAGTAGCTCAGTTGGTAGAGCGGTAGCCTTCCAAGCTACATGTCGCGAGTTCGACCCTCGTCTCCCGCTCCATCGAAGATGATTGCTCTTATAGCTCAGTGGTAGAGCACTCCCTTGGTAAGGGAGAGGTCTCGAGTTCAAATCTCGATAAGAGCTCCAGATTACAGTTTAGTAGATTATTCTACAAAAATTCAAAAAGCAGGCTTATTAGTCTGCTTTTCAAGTATTGGGTGTCTGGTTTTTAGACAATATGTCGATGGGTTGTATTAGAACTGTGTTCGACGTAAACGAGGAAAATAAACATGGCTAAGGCTAAGTTTGAACGTAATAAGCCACACGTAAACGTGGGCACAATCGGTCACG
The DNA window shown above is from Acinetobacter piscicola and carries:
- the trpE gene encoding anthranilate synthase component I; its protein translation is MTTLNQFEQLKTAGYNLIPVYRQRLADTDTPLSVFARLKDHKQAYLFESVEGGENWARYSIIGLGESTVFSCNAGQLTIQQANGDISQQTCLDPFQYIRDFQAQFKVPPHDLIPDLPQFTGGLVGYFGYDSVRYIEPRLNNVPEADPVGLPDLWMMLSKTVIVFDNLKDTLFLIVHADVNDADAYQKAQQQLDELETLLATPISLQAKKHTAPHFESLTGKENYLASIEKVKEYIRAGDVMQVVPGHRMVSDFDGEPLQVYRALRHLNPSPYLFLVQGQTLENNQPFHIVGSSPEILSRLENGIATVRPLAGTRPRGKTKEEDLALEKDLLSDEKEIAEHLMLIDLGRNDVGRISKIGKVQVTDQMVIERYSHVMHIVSNVQGEVRDDVDALDVFKATFPAGTLSGAPKIRAMEIIDEVEPVKRGIFGGAVGYLGWHGEMDMSIAIRTCVIRENKVYVQAGAGLVYDSNPESEWNETQIKARAVIKAVELSSNGLIL
- a CDS encoding HAD-IA family hydrolase, with the protein product MNVAKLDQRELILFDLDGTLVDSAFDLYRAMNLSLARLDLPLVTEAQVRVWIGKGTSLFCESTLQYLKGEVDPDLHQQLLATFLEIYNAEPCVDTKAFDGVLDFLEWGLKHNKKLICVTNKPEQPARKILQELKMDHYFIDVIGGDRFAERKPDPIQLNYCIEHYKSSADKTLMIGDSSNDVAAARRAQVDCVVLSYGYNHGEDIQLCQPQQVVDNMMELLR
- a CDS encoding FHA domain-containing protein, with amino-acid sequence MTWKLKAISAELEGKEVSIDKDMLVGRHQEADILLQAAEISRRHAAFLVKDDALWVQDLKSSNGTFVNDIRIDEQKLLKDNDIVQFASLKFHVYAPAVQVETVPEIVAPMVTADVEEIIQPAEAIATSEIKPPVVEEKIEKEKTAAEKMNEQGMPELSSRDEHVQLSRDGMPTNIGVPKPAPIPANVDIHAPVPEACEIKTPEVCVEKEVETQKNAKVGLITIITLVILAVIAWLFFK
- the gspD gene encoding type II secretion system secretin GspD, whose translation is MAFLNHRPVWALVVAAPLMTVISTASHAQTWKINLRDADLTAFINEVADITGKNFAVDPRVRGNVTVISNKPLNKNEVYDLFLGVLNVNGVVAVPSGNTIRLIPDSNIRNTNVQYDPRNNARGDQVVTRVIWLENTNPNDLIPALRPLMPQFAHMAAIQGTNALIVSDRASNIYQIETIIRNLDGTGQNDIEAITLQSSQAEEIISLLDSMAATGSSKDFAGSRVRIIADKRTNRIILKGDPTSRKRLRHMVEMLDVPSADRLGGLKVFKLKYANAKNLSEILQGLVTGQAVSSSNNGNNNSNNSSINNLTNNNTNGSSLSNSSSASSATGSSINLNSNTSNNNQNNISSFNANGVSIIADSTQNALIVKAEPQLMREIDAAIQQLDIRRQQVLIEAAIIEIEGNDADQLGVQWAMGDLSTGVGLINFSNVGSSLASLAAGYLTGGAAGIGAAMAGNSNQGAGTSLILGDYREGANGSRKLYGAMIQALKEKTKSNLLSTPSIVTMDNEEAYIVVGENVPFVTGSVSTGSGGTVNPYTSIERKDVGITLKVTPQIGEGGSVRLAVEQEVSNVNQSRGQAADLVTSKRAIKTTVLADHGQTIVLGGLIADNSVTGRQSVPFLGAIPGLGRLFRSDNNSNQKRNLLIFIHPTIVDDNTDVRRLTQQRYDQLYGLQLAMDKDGNFAKLPANIEDVYQQRLPLTSNPQNQPKIIQPTPQNYQQVPSGGAHKAVTTPVAEDQSKIQQQRVN